The following are encoded in a window of Streptomyces sp. Go-475 genomic DNA:
- a CDS encoding M1 family metallopeptidase gives MAVQQAAGADPYFPEHGDPRYRVHRYELALDYRPAPNRLSGTARINAIAGRAPLTEFVLNLADYRIGRVRVDGRQPHYTHRGGRLRVRPAKPVRAGAAFTVEVHWSGNPEPVSSPWGGLGWEELEDGALVASQPIGAPSWYPCNDRPADKASYQISITTPSAYAVVAGGRLLTRTTKASTTTWVYEQSAPTSSYLVGLAIGKYQTVLLGDPGPGGVPQHGHIPARLLGDFSRDFARQPQMMDVFQELFGPYPFDEYAVVVTEEELDVPVEAQGLSLFGANHVDGARGSERLVAHELAHQWFGNSVTIADWQHIWLNEGFAKYAEWLWSERSGGRTARQHAAAAHRLLSSLPQDLRLADPGRKSMFDDRLYERGGLVLHAVRCALGDIAFFRMLRDWGRLHRGGTVTTAAFTSHVARFAPEPVDELLRAWVQETALPPLPVN, from the coding sequence GTGGCAGTCCAGCAGGCGGCGGGCGCGGACCCGTACTTCCCGGAGCACGGCGACCCCCGGTACCGCGTGCACCGGTACGAGCTCGCGCTGGACTACCGCCCGGCCCCGAACCGGCTGTCCGGGACGGCCCGCATCAACGCCATAGCGGGCCGGGCACCGCTCACCGAGTTCGTGCTGAACCTGGCCGACTACCGGATCGGTCGGGTGCGGGTCGACGGACGGCAGCCGCACTACACGCACCGCGGCGGCCGGCTGCGCGTCCGCCCCGCCAAGCCGGTCCGCGCCGGGGCGGCCTTCACGGTCGAGGTGCACTGGTCGGGCAACCCCGAGCCGGTGAGCAGCCCCTGGGGCGGGCTCGGCTGGGAGGAGCTGGAGGACGGGGCGCTGGTGGCCAGCCAGCCGATCGGGGCGCCGTCGTGGTACCCGTGCAACGACCGGCCCGCCGACAAGGCGTCGTACCAGATCTCGATCACCACGCCGTCGGCGTACGCGGTGGTGGCGGGCGGGCGGCTGCTGACCCGGACGACGAAGGCGAGCACGACCACCTGGGTGTACGAGCAGTCGGCGCCGACGTCCAGTTACCTCGTCGGGCTGGCGATCGGCAAGTACCAGACGGTGCTGCTGGGCGACCCGGGGCCGGGCGGGGTCCCGCAGCACGGGCACATCCCGGCCCGTCTGCTGGGCGACTTCTCACGCGACTTCGCGCGCCAGCCGCAGATGATGGACGTGTTCCAGGAGCTGTTCGGGCCGTACCCCTTCGACGAGTACGCGGTCGTGGTGACCGAGGAGGAACTCGACGTGCCCGTCGAGGCGCAGGGGCTGTCGCTGTTCGGCGCCAACCACGTGGACGGGGCACGGGGCTCGGAGCGGCTCGTGGCGCACGAGCTGGCGCACCAGTGGTTCGGCAACAGCGTGACCATCGCGGACTGGCAGCACATCTGGCTGAACGAGGGGTTCGCGAAGTACGCGGAGTGGCTCTGGTCGGAGCGCTCGGGCGGGCGCACGGCGCGGCAACACGCGGCTGCCGCGCACCGGTTGCTGTCGTCGCTGCCGCAGGACCTGCGGCTGGCGGACCCGGGGCGCAAGTCCATGTTCGACGACCGGCTCTACGAACGCGGCGGGCTGGTGCTGCACGCGGTGCGCTGCGCGCTGGGCGACATCGCCTTCTTCCGCATGCTGCGCGACTGGGGGCGGCTGCACCGCGGCGGCACGGTGACGACCGCGGCCTTCACCTCCCACGTGGCCCGCTTCGCGCCCGAGCCGGTGGACGAACTGCTGCGCGCGTGGGTGCAGGAGACGGCACTGCCGCCACTGCCCGTGAACTGA
- a CDS encoding DUF1360 domain-containing protein, giving the protein MTPMADSRAARRLRGLLRHTERSYSAGHDRPLGGYAAALAGFATFTAAWSTAVRLRGRPLPERPEPWDVVLTSVATFRLSRLLSKASVTSPLRAPFTRYVGPQGPAELHEEARPEQGRHTAGELATCPFCMSVWVASALTAGQLLWPRATRTAMGTLTALAGADALQLAYGALLDRATGD; this is encoded by the coding sequence ATGACGCCCATGGCTGACAGCCGCGCGGCACGGCGGCTGCGCGGACTTCTCCGGCACACCGAGCGGAGCTACTCGGCCGGCCACGACCGCCCGCTGGGCGGCTATGCCGCGGCCCTGGCGGGCTTCGCGACGTTCACGGCGGCCTGGAGCACGGCGGTACGGCTGCGCGGGCGCCCGCTGCCGGAGCGGCCCGAGCCGTGGGACGTCGTGCTGACCTCGGTGGCCACCTTCCGGCTCAGCCGGCTGCTGAGCAAGGCATCGGTGACCAGCCCGCTGCGCGCCCCCTTCACGCGGTACGTCGGTCCCCAGGGCCCCGCCGAACTCCACGAGGAGGCCCGGCCCGAGCAGGGCAGGCACACCGCCGGCGAACTCGCGACCTGCCCGTTCTGCATGAGCGTCTGGGTGGCCTCGGCCCTGACCGCGGGCCAGCTGCTGTGGCCCCGCGCGACCCGCACCGCGATGGGCACGCTCACCGCCCTCGCCGGTGCGGACGCACTGCAACTGGCGTACGGCGCGCTGCTGGACAGGGCGACGGGCGACTGA
- a CDS encoding ATP-binding cassette domain-containing protein: protein MTDASTADEKTPPPPPPATLAFGGKHGENPLAGASFGAMCRRLPSVLGHTARMAWAVDRRGVLLLLACQLLTGIAAAVVLAFTAEAMTHVLGSGSVSERLRGALPALIVVTAAAAVGRVSGALSSYADGRITPLLTTEADIALVAAVCRVETSAYGEDGFADRQEAAEVGVTRTRMMVQDAQRFMSALIRMIAASGVITALHPLMLPLLLLAVLPAGAGAVLSARVDYETHYLNVGDRNVRSMMRWWATYSRFGDEVRANGMTGYLVYWYRALSDRIDRRTLTAAPRRLRIVLTTSALGGVFLLGTWATLAWLAAGGRVALPVAATAVVAVQTTLGALGQFVIHGAAMFHTSLYLADMRAFLDMAAERAPRRGELTIPERVDEIRLDEVVYQYPGKEEPAVAGVSLTLRRGEILAIVGENGSGKSTLAKLITGILLADKGRVLWDGVDLAHADPDAVWKRTALVPQNFACWPLRTRENITLGQPKSFDDGPVWDVVDAVGMREAIEKLPQQLDTLLAKELWGGAELSGGQWQRLVCGRALYRRTPLLILDEPTSQMDARGEHAIFLEIRRIAAERMTIVVTHQLENTRLADRVLVMDRGRVIEHGTYEELVDAGGLFAELVALAKDR, encoded by the coding sequence GTGACCGACGCCTCGACCGCTGACGAGAAGACGCCACCCCCTCCCCCGCCCGCGACCCTCGCCTTCGGCGGGAAGCACGGCGAGAACCCGCTGGCGGGCGCCAGTTTCGGCGCCATGTGCCGACGTCTGCCGTCGGTGCTCGGGCACACCGCGCGGATGGCGTGGGCCGTCGACCGGCGCGGGGTGCTGCTGCTTCTGGCGTGCCAGCTGCTCACCGGCATCGCGGCCGCCGTCGTCCTCGCGTTCACCGCCGAGGCCATGACGCACGTCCTCGGCAGCGGCTCCGTCTCCGAACGCCTGCGCGGCGCGCTGCCCGCCCTGATCGTGGTGACGGCGGCCGCGGCCGTCGGCCGGGTCAGCGGCGCCCTGTCCTCCTATGCCGACGGGCGGATCACCCCGCTGCTGACGACCGAGGCGGACATCGCCCTGGTCGCCGCCGTCTGCCGGGTGGAGACCTCCGCCTACGGCGAGGACGGCTTCGCCGACCGGCAGGAGGCCGCCGAGGTGGGTGTCACGCGCACCCGGATGATGGTCCAGGACGCCCAGCGGTTCATGTCCGCCCTGATCCGCATGATCGCCGCGAGCGGGGTCATCACCGCCCTGCACCCGCTGATGCTGCCCCTGCTCCTCCTGGCCGTCCTGCCGGCCGGTGCCGGGGCCGTGCTGTCCGCGCGGGTCGACTACGAGACGCACTACCTCAACGTCGGTGACCGCAACGTGCGTTCGATGATGCGCTGGTGGGCCACCTACTCCCGCTTCGGTGACGAGGTCCGCGCCAACGGCATGACCGGTTACCTCGTCTACTGGTACCGCGCGCTGTCCGACCGCATCGACCGGCGCACGCTCACCGCCGCCCCGCGCCGGCTGCGCATCGTGCTGACGACCAGTGCCCTGGGTGGGGTCTTCCTGCTGGGCACCTGGGCCACCCTCGCCTGGCTGGCGGCCGGCGGCCGGGTCGCCCTGCCGGTCGCCGCCACCGCCGTCGTCGCCGTGCAGACCACGCTCGGCGCGCTCGGCCAGTTCGTCATCCATGGCGCGGCGATGTTCCACACCTCGCTCTACCTGGCGGACATGCGGGCGTTCCTCGACATGGCCGCCGAACGCGCCCCCAGGCGTGGGGAGCTGACCATTCCGGAACGCGTGGACGAGATCCGTCTGGACGAGGTCGTGTACCAGTACCCGGGCAAGGAGGAGCCGGCCGTCGCGGGGGTGTCGCTGACCCTGCGCCGGGGCGAGATCCTGGCGATCGTCGGGGAGAACGGCTCGGGCAAGTCCACCCTCGCCAAGCTCATCACCGGCATCCTCCTCGCCGACAAGGGGCGCGTGCTGTGGGACGGCGTCGACCTCGCCCACGCCGACCCGGACGCCGTGTGGAAGCGGACGGCGCTCGTCCCGCAGAACTTCGCCTGCTGGCCCCTGCGCACCCGGGAGAACATCACGCTGGGGCAGCCGAAGTCCTTCGACGACGGGCCGGTGTGGGACGTCGTCGACGCCGTCGGCATGCGGGAGGCGATCGAGAAGCTGCCCCAGCAGCTCGACACCCTGCTCGCCAAGGAGTTGTGGGGCGGCGCGGAACTCTCCGGCGGGCAGTGGCAGCGCCTCGTGTGCGGACGGGCCCTGTACCGCCGGACGCCGCTGCTGATCCTGGACGAGCCGACCTCGCAGATGGACGCACGCGGTGAGCACGCGATCTTCCTGGAGATCAGGAGGATCGCCGCCGAGCGCATGACGATCGTCGTCACCCACCAGCTGGAGAACACCCGGCTCGCGGACCGCGTCCTCGTCATGGACCGGGGCCGGGTCATCGAGCACGGGACGTACGAGGAGTTGGTCGACGCCGGCGGGCTGTTCGCCGAACTCGTCGCGCTGGCCAAGGACCGGTAA
- a CDS encoding DUF2071 domain-containing protein — protein sequence MRLPAVRAGWLTQTFVHWAYPPETVRALLPQGLTVDEYDGAAWVGLTPFVMADLRPHGVPAALPGLPTFAETNLRTYVRHPDGQDGLWFLSIEVAFPPMLAARAIGAPYHQGTLSVSRDGGTVAYAGSRGTGGPSYHVVVRPGDPLEPTERDVWLTSRWRAYTRSLGLLWETPVEHEPWPLARAAADVVEETLTTAAGLPAPEGEPVVHFSPGVTDVRLGPTRPCAPRGRAGNGSAGNGSTSSAP from the coding sequence GTGCGGCTCCCCGCCGTACGGGCGGGCTGGCTGACGCAGACGTTCGTGCACTGGGCGTATCCGCCGGAAACGGTGCGGGCGCTGCTGCCCCAGGGACTGACCGTGGACGAGTACGACGGGGCGGCCTGGGTGGGGCTGACGCCCTTCGTCATGGCGGACCTGCGCCCGCACGGCGTGCCCGCCGCGCTGCCGGGGCTCCCCACGTTCGCCGAGACCAACCTGCGGACCTACGTCCGGCACCCGGACGGGCAGGACGGACTGTGGTTCCTGTCCATCGAGGTCGCCTTCCCGCCGATGCTGGCGGCCCGCGCGATCGGCGCGCCCTACCACCAGGGCACCCTGAGCGTCTCCCGGGACGGCGGCACGGTCGCGTACGCCGGTTCGAGAGGGACCGGCGGGCCCTCCTACCACGTCGTCGTCCGGCCCGGCGATCCGCTCGAGCCGACGGAGCGGGACGTGTGGCTGACCTCGCGCTGGCGGGCCTACACCCGCAGCCTCGGCCTGCTCTGGGAGACGCCCGTCGAGCACGAGCCGTGGCCGCTGGCCCGGGCCGCGGCCGACGTGGTGGAGGAGACGCTGACCACCGCCGCGGGCCTGCCCGCGCCCGAGGGGGAGCCGGTGGTGCACTTCTCACCCGGCGTCACGGACGTGCGGCTGGGCCCCACCAGGCCGTGCGCCCCGCGCGGCCGCGCCGGGAACGGGAGCGCCGGGAACGGGAGCACGTCTTCCGCCCCGTAG
- a CDS encoding Rieske 2Fe-2S domain-containing protein has protein sequence MNVMSRRRLLRQNRVLWLLDRLERETAADAVIDTLRRGVRALPLGRGRDLLHGRWLGHPVHPLMVQVPIGSWLSAAVLDLRPGRSRESRLLVGVGLAAVAPTALAGWVDWAELHRQQQRVGLVHALSNTAAVGLYAASLACRVRGREAAGRTYGFLGLTAVGIGGMLGGHLAYRQASGANHAEEVPHVVSEGWHRIGTVDEFPAGQPVRRSVDDVPVLVVRETGGEIHALAERCSHLAGPLAEGTVADGCVQCPWHGSVFRLSDGWNVRGPATAPQPSFETRITGGEVEVRLRHQDGGQPAEKDRDLAGLGSGTGSGAAHGHDAHG, from the coding sequence ATGAACGTGATGTCACGCCGCCGCCTGCTGCGGCAGAACCGGGTCCTGTGGCTGCTGGACCGCCTGGAGCGCGAGACCGCGGCCGACGCGGTGATCGACACGCTCCGCAGGGGCGTGCGCGCCCTGCCGCTCGGGCGCGGCCGGGACCTGCTGCACGGCCGGTGGCTGGGGCACCCCGTGCACCCGCTGATGGTGCAGGTGCCGATCGGCAGCTGGCTGTCGGCGGCGGTCCTCGACCTGCGGCCCGGCCGCTCCCGCGAGTCACGGCTGCTGGTCGGCGTCGGGCTGGCCGCCGTCGCTCCCACGGCCCTGGCCGGCTGGGTCGACTGGGCCGAGCTGCACCGCCAGCAGCAGCGCGTCGGGCTGGTGCACGCCCTGTCCAACACGGCGGCCGTCGGCCTGTACGCCGCCTCGCTCGCCTGCCGCGTCAGGGGCCGCGAGGCCGCCGGCCGCACCTACGGCTTCCTGGGGCTCACGGCGGTGGGCATCGGCGGCATGCTGGGCGGCCACCTGGCCTACCGGCAGGCCTCCGGCGCCAACCACGCCGAGGAGGTCCCGCACGTCGTCTCGGAGGGCTGGCACCGGATCGGAACCGTGGACGAGTTCCCGGCCGGACAGCCGGTGCGGCGCAGCGTGGACGACGTGCCGGTGCTGGTCGTGCGCGAGACCGGCGGGGAGATCCACGCCCTGGCCGAGCGGTGCAGCCACCTCGCGGGACCGCTCGCCGAGGGCACCGTCGCCGACGGCTGCGTCCAGTGCCCCTGGCACGGCAGCGTCTTCCGCCTCTCCGACGGCTGGAACGTACGAGGCCCCGCCACCGCCCCGCAGCCCTCCTTCGAGACCCGGATCACCGGCGGCGAGGTCGAGGTGCGCCTGCGCCACCAGGACGGGGGACAGCCCGCGGAGAAGGACAGGGACCTGGCCGGGCTGGGGAGCGGAACAGGATCGGGTGCTGCTCATGGACATGACGCCCATGGCTGA
- a CDS encoding phosphatase PAP2 family protein: MLWSAAGLVTLGFLVALEITARHLGLPGPMVQQAREVIAAPKSGFLLYASMALMMVVLNWRQRCIAAGAAIAIDVVFLLVRWAVGAGLNGGHPFGNGALWVILGVAVLAVTRRTGRERLLLLKGVGLGLLLVTGRKTGDTWLLITSETRVTVLDQYLANADHALGNPSWLVGRMVEATGPVGATLLDYVYAQLAVAAVVVALYQLRNVAVERRFPGHHIVRTFLVIGLLGPGIYMIFPVVGPIFAFGADGGHWALADLWPGTPPPIATPHAMPFDGITPRNCMPSLHTAWATAIFIHSRKGPRALRVAGTFWLIATLTATLGFGYHYGVDLVAGVVFAYTIEAAVRMLDRGWDRSGIQLVAYGTTVFAALLLCYRFASLEMATYPWLFGPLLILVMASVVYGYTRTTRQWEPETASPRRPESQSELTAVS, translated from the coding sequence GTGCTGTGGAGTGCCGCGGGGCTGGTGACGCTCGGATTCCTCGTCGCACTGGAGATCACGGCCCGCCACCTCGGCCTGCCGGGGCCGATGGTGCAGCAGGCGCGAGAAGTGATCGCCGCGCCCAAGTCGGGCTTCCTGCTGTACGCCAGCATGGCGTTGATGATGGTGGTGCTCAACTGGCGGCAGCGCTGCATCGCGGCCGGTGCCGCCATCGCCATCGACGTGGTGTTCCTGCTGGTGCGCTGGGCGGTCGGTGCCGGCCTGAACGGCGGGCACCCCTTCGGCAACGGCGCGCTGTGGGTCATCCTGGGCGTCGCGGTCCTCGCCGTCACGCGCCGCACCGGCCGGGAACGCCTCCTGCTGCTGAAGGGCGTCGGCCTGGGCCTGCTGCTGGTGACCGGCCGCAAGACCGGCGACACCTGGCTGCTCATCACCTCGGAGACCCGGGTGACGGTGCTCGACCAGTACCTGGCCAACGCCGACCACGCGCTGGGCAACCCGTCCTGGCTGGTGGGCCGGATGGTCGAGGCCACCGGCCCGGTCGGCGCGACGCTCCTCGACTACGTCTACGCCCAGCTCGCGGTGGCCGCGGTCGTCGTCGCGCTGTACCAGCTGCGGAACGTGGCGGTCGAGCGCCGCTTCCCGGGGCATCACATCGTGCGCACCTTCCTCGTGATCGGCCTCCTCGGGCCGGGCATCTACATGATCTTCCCGGTGGTCGGGCCGATCTTCGCCTTCGGCGCCGACGGCGGGCACTGGGCGCTGGCCGACCTGTGGCCGGGCACGCCCCCGCCGATCGCCACCCCGCACGCGATGCCGTTCGACGGGATCACCCCCCGCAACTGCATGCCCAGCCTGCACACGGCGTGGGCCACCGCCATCTTCATCCACTCCCGCAAGGGCCCGCGGGCGCTGCGCGTCGCCGGCACGTTCTGGCTGATCGCCACGCTCACCGCGACGCTGGGATTCGGCTACCACTACGGCGTGGACCTCGTCGCCGGCGTGGTGTTCGCGTACACCATCGAGGCGGCCGTGCGCATGCTCGACCGCGGCTGGGACCGGTCCGGAATCCAACTGGTCGCCTACGGCACGACGGTCTTCGCGGCGCTCCTGCTCTGCTACCGCTTCGCGTCACTGGAGATGGCCACGTACCCGTGGCTGTTCGGACCGCTCCTCATCCTGGTGATGGCCTCGGTCGTCTACGGCTACACGCGGACCACCCGGCAGTGGGAGCCGGAGACCGCGTCGCCGCGGCGCCCCGAGTCGCAGTCCGAACTGACAGCCGTCTCGTAG
- a CDS encoding bifunctional serine/threonine-protein kinase/ABC transporter substrate-binding protein has product MERRLGAGGMGVVYLARTAAGRQVALKVIRPEYADEPHFRARFRREVAAARRVSGAFTAPVVDADPDGDPPWLATQYVAGDSLEARVRSGGPLPVAEVVRLAGQLAEALRDIHRQGIVHRDLKPANVLLADDGVRVIDFGIARSAVQSRALTRSGAMVGTPAFMAPEQLVAARAVSPATDVFALGGVLAFAASGRSPFEDPEAAGLEPIAVAFAVVHQEPDLTGVPAPLRALVSRCLAKDPAGRPGLEEVLRLATGPAQGLGEVDGVRVRPRRRPGRAAIAALAVLATLFLTGDVPPSTPSAVLPCAEGLTALGEGRMRRCVGLLDADASPARLRSSSSRAVAPVLERIAAENRRVVAAAAEPGGRPFVSMVYLTPITQEFDGSGAMEAVRRDLEGAHLAQLRTNGRLGARQDGPAVRLLFGHTGGTAEQRNHAVGQVLGARRAQRIVAALGLGGSTAASQDMVEELTAGGLPAFGSVLTADSWAAVPGLARVAPTNADQAAAAVQHLSAGALARARILFVQDVAPGDQYTSTLAQQFRARIPAERLVRAEPTLFDSSRSGAGDFRARLADVCAVRPDVVYFAGRGTTLPRLLTVLAARPCKDHRITVMSGDDTMMVRHTNGFGARDLADVLGKGRIDLLHTGLAHPRAWEVAPEAFDLKLAAPFRDGTFTDTFGHGDLEDGRAVMMYDALLTAARAVRETPAVPRPSVTDVHRTLARLREKGPLPGASGWIALGGDGAPKDKAIPVLRIAPDGRTTAVTVTSADGRPTRG; this is encoded by the coding sequence GTGGAACGGCGCCTCGGCGCCGGCGGAATGGGGGTGGTGTACCTCGCGCGCACCGCCGCCGGGCGGCAGGTGGCGCTGAAGGTGATCCGGCCCGAGTACGCCGACGAGCCGCACTTCCGTGCCCGGTTCCGGCGCGAGGTGGCGGCGGCCCGCAGGGTGAGCGGGGCCTTCACGGCGCCCGTGGTGGACGCCGACCCGGACGGCGATCCGCCCTGGCTGGCCACCCAGTACGTCGCCGGGGACTCCCTGGAGGCCCGCGTGCGGTCCGGTGGGCCGCTGCCGGTGGCCGAGGTCGTCCGGCTGGCGGGACAGCTGGCGGAGGCGCTGCGCGACATCCACCGGCAGGGGATCGTGCACCGGGACCTGAAACCGGCCAACGTCCTGCTCGCCGACGACGGCGTCCGGGTCATCGACTTCGGCATCGCCCGGTCCGCCGTCCAGAGCCGTGCGCTCACCCGCAGCGGCGCGATGGTGGGCACCCCGGCCTTCATGGCCCCCGAGCAGCTGGTCGCGGCGCGGGCGGTCTCCCCGGCGACGGACGTGTTCGCGCTCGGTGGCGTGCTGGCCTTCGCCGCGTCGGGCCGGAGCCCCTTCGAGGACCCCGAGGCGGCGGGCCTGGAGCCGATCGCGGTCGCCTTCGCGGTGGTGCACCAGGAACCGGACCTGACCGGCGTCCCCGCCCCGCTGCGCGCGCTGGTGTCGCGCTGTCTGGCCAAGGACCCCGCCGGGCGGCCCGGCCTGGAGGAGGTGCTCCGCCTGGCAACCGGGCCCGCGCAGGGCCTCGGCGAGGTCGACGGCGTGCGTGTACGGCCGCGCCGGCGGCCCGGGAGGGCGGCGATCGCCGCGCTGGCCGTCCTGGCCACCCTGTTCCTCACGGGTGACGTGCCACCGTCGACGCCGTCGGCGGTCCTGCCGTGCGCCGAGGGCCTGACCGCCCTGGGTGAGGGCCGGATGCGCAGATGCGTCGGTCTGCTGGACGCGGACGCGTCGCCCGCGCGGCTGCGTTCCTCGTCGAGCCGGGCCGTCGCCCCGGTGCTGGAGCGGATCGCCGCGGAGAACCGGCGGGTCGTCGCGGCCGCCGCCGAGCCGGGCGGGCGGCCGTTCGTGTCGATGGTGTATCTGACGCCCATCACCCAGGAGTTCGACGGCAGCGGCGCGATGGAGGCGGTCCGGCGCGATCTGGAGGGCGCGCACCTCGCCCAGCTCAGGACCAACGGCAGACTCGGTGCCCGGCAGGACGGCCCCGCGGTCCGGCTGCTGTTCGGCCACACCGGAGGCACCGCCGAGCAGCGCAACCACGCGGTCGGACAGGTGCTCGGGGCCCGGCGCGCCCAGCGGATCGTGGCGGCGCTCGGCCTGGGCGGCAGCACCGCCGCCAGTCAGGACATGGTGGAGGAGCTGACGGCCGGCGGCCTCCCCGCGTTCGGTTCGGTCCTCACGGCCGACTCCTGGGCCGCCGTTCCCGGCCTGGCCCGCGTCGCGCCCACCAACGCCGACCAGGCGGCGGCCGCCGTACAGCATCTGTCGGCCGGCGCACTCGCCCGGGCGCGGATCCTGTTCGTGCAGGACGTGGCCCCCGGCGACCAGTACACGAGCACCCTCGCCCAGCAGTTCCGGGCCCGGATCCCGGCGGAGCGGCTCGTCCGGGCGGAACCCACCCTGTTCGACTCCTCGCGGTCCGGCGCGGGCGACTTCCGCGCCCGGCTCGCGGACGTGTGCGCGGTGCGGCCGGACGTCGTCTACTTCGCGGGCCGCGGCACGACGCTGCCACGGCTCCTGACCGTCCTCGCCGCCCGCCCGTGCAAGGACCACCGGATCACCGTGATGTCGGGCGACGACACCATGATGGTCCGGCACACGAACGGCTTCGGCGCGCGGGATCTGGCCGACGTGCTCGGCAAGGGGCGCATCGACCTGCTCCACACCGGCCTCGCCCACCCGCGGGCGTGGGAGGTGGCACCGGAGGCCTTCGACCTGAAGCTCGCCGCGCCCTTCCGCGACGGCACGTTCACCGACACGTTCGGGCACGGCGACCTGGAGGACGGCCGGGCCGTCATGATGTACGACGCCCTGCTGACCGCGGCCCGGGCGGTCCGGGAGACTCCCGCGGTGCCGCGTCCGTCGGTCACCGATGTCCACCGGACCCTCGCCCGGCTGCGGGAGAAGGGGCCGCTGCCGGGCGCGAGCGGCTGGATCGCCCTCGGCGGCGACGGCGCTCCCAAGGACAAGGCGATCCCCGTGCTCCGCATCGCTCCGGACGGCCGCACCACGGCCGTCACGGTCACGTCGGCCGACGGCAGGCCCACCCGCGGCTGA